From the genome of Streptomyces sp. NBC_00523:
GACGACGACGTCGTCGGCGGCGTTCTCCACGAGCTGGTCGAGCGTGGTGTCCAGGGCGCGGGCGAGAGTGACGAGCTGGTCCAGGGCGAGACGGCGTTGGCCGTTCTCGATCCGGCTCAGCGAGGACTGGCTCAGCTTGGCCCGGGTGGCCAGCTCCTCCAGCGACCAGCCCTGCGCGACACGCAGGGCCCGGATGCGTTTGCGTACGAGGCCGTCCAGCGCTCCATCTTCTTGCGTCATAGGCAACAGTGTATGCCTTTCTCGCAAACCGGGCCTAGTGTCGGAGCCGGATGGGGAACCGGGGGCCTGAACGAAAGGGGCGCGACATGCCTGCGCAGACCTCGTACTACAGCAGCGATTCCTGGCCCGATGGCACGGTGGACGTCGTGGTGATCGGCGGTGGTGCGGCCGGTCTGAACGGTGCGCTCATGCTCGCGCGTTCCCGGCGTTCCGTTCTCGTCGTCGACAGCGGTACGCCGCGCAACGCCCCGGCGGAGGCCATGCACGGGTTCATCGTTCTGGACGGCACCGCGCCGTCGGAGATTCTCGCGCGCGGCCGGGAGCAGGTCCGCCACTACGGCGGGCGGGTCGTCTTCGGCGAGGTCGCCTCCGTCGAGCCCGCGGAGCCGGTCGCCGACGATCTGCGGTTCACCCTCGCGCTCGCCGACGGCCGCCGCGTGAGCGCGCGCCGGGTGCTGGTGGCGACCGGGCTGCGGGACGTCCTGCCGGACGTGCCCGGCCTGGCCGGGCACTGGGGGCGCGGCGTGGTGCACTGCCCCTACTGCCACGGCTGGGAGGTGCGCGACGAGCCGATCGGGGTCCTCGCGACCGGCCCCGGCTCCCTGCACCACGCGCTGCTGTTCCGGCAACTCACCGACGACCTGGTCTACTTCTCCAACGGCACGCAGGTGGACCGGGACACCCGCGCCCGCTTCGCCGCCCGCAACATCCGCGTCATCGACACTCCGGTGACCGAGATCGTCGACGATGACGGCGCGCTGTCCGGGGTGCGGCTCGCCGACGGAACGGTGGTCGCCCGGCGGGTGATCGCCGTCGCCACGCGGATGCAAGCCCGCACCGAGGGCCTCGACGGGCTGAAGCTGCCGATGGAGGACCTGCCCGACTCCATGGGGCGCCGGTTCTCCTCCGCCATGGCGGGGACCACCGACGTCCCCGGGGTGTGGGTGGCCGGCAACGCCACCGATCCGACCGCCCAGGTCGGGGCCGCCGCCGCGGCCGGCGCCCTCGCCGGTGCCCACATCAACGCCGTCCTCGCCACCGCCGACACCGAAGCGGCCCTCACCTCCGCCTCGGCCGGGACCTTCCCCGCCTGACCCCTCCCGCACCCTCGCCGCGGCACCACTCTTCGTGGTGGCCGCGGCCGGTGCCCCGCTCCACCTTCACCCTTCGCGACCGGACCTGTTCCGGCGCCGAACCCGCATGCCCTTTTCGGAAGGAAGACATGAGCATCAACCAGCCACCTCAGCAGGCGAGCGACGGGGGCGCGCCGGACACGCGGCAGCTCCGCGCGATCCTGGTCACCGTCTCGATCGCGCTGATGGCCGTCATCGCCTCGGTGTCGGGGCTGAACGTCGCCCAGACCCATATGGCCGTCGAGTGGGGCGCCTCCCAGACCACCGTCTTGTGGATCATCAACATCTACGCCCTGGCCCTGGCCGCGCTGCTCCTGCCGCTCGGCGCGATCGGCGACCGGCTGGGCCGTAAGCCCATGCTGATCACCGGACTTGTCGTCTTCGGCGCGGCAGGCGTCGTATCCGGGCTCGCCCCTTCGGCCGCGGTGATGATCGGTGCCCGTGTGGCCGCCGGGGTCAGCGCCGCGATGATCATGCCGATCACGCTGTCCGTCATCACCTCGACCTTCCCCGAGGAGGAGCGTGGCAAGGCCATCGGCGTGTGGACCGGCGTCGCCGGTGGGGGCGGCATCCTGGGCATGTTCCTCTCCGCCCTGCTGGTGGACGTCGCCGACTGGCGGTGGCTGTTCGTGCTGCCTGTCGTCCTGGGCGCCGTCGCCCTGGTGATGACGTTCAAGTCGGTGCCCGACTCCCGCGAGGACGCAGTGCACCCCTTCGATACCGTCGGCGCGCTGCTCTCCGTCGTCGCCGTGGTCGGGCTGATCTCCGTGCTGCAGGAGGGCCCCGAGCGCGGCTGGACCGACCCGGTCACGCTGGCCGGCCTCACCGTAGGCGTGATCGCCTCAGCGGTGTTCGTCGTATGGGAACTGCGCCGACGCGATGCCTCGCTCCTGGACGTACGCCTCTTCCGCGAGCGCGGCCTGGCCGGAGGCTCCGTCACCCTGCTCGTCGTCTTCGGAGTCCAGGCCGGCATCGCCGTCGTCCTCTTCCCCTTCTTCCAGGCCGTCCTCGGTTGGTCGGGGCTGCTGTCCACCGTGGCGATGATGCCGATGGCCGTCATGATGATGATCGCCTCCGGGCTGGCCCCCAAGATGGCTGCCAAGACCGGTGCCCGCTCCACCATGAGCGTCGGCATCGCCCTGTCCGCCCTCGGCCTCGCTCTGATGGCGCTGTTCGTCTCCGTGGACGGCGGATACCTCTCCATCCTGCCCGGCATGCTCGCCATGGGCATCGGCATGGGCCTGGCGATGACCCCGTCCACCGAGGCGATCACCGGCTCCCTCCCCCGCGCCAAGCAAGGCGTGGCCTCCGCCCTGAACGACGTCACCCGCGAACTCGGCACCGCTCTGGGCGTCGCCCTGCTCGGCGCCCTCCTGGCCAACGGCTACCGCGGCGCCATCGACGGCAAACTCGCCGGCATCCCCCGAGGCGCCGCCGACACCGCACGCGAAGGCATCGCCAACGCGGTTGAAATCGCACCCGGTACCGGCAGCCACGCCCAGGAACTGGTCGACGCCGCTCAGCAGTCCTTCGTCGACGGCTGGCAGCAGGCGATGTGGGCGGGCGTCGCCGTCATGGCCGCCCTGCTCGTCCACGTCGCCCTGCGCGGCCCGAAGAACACCAGTGCTCGCCAGACCGGCGAGCAGGCAGTCCTCGCAGCGGCAGCCACCGAAGACGTCACCGCCCGCTGACCTTCGCGCGAAGCCCGTATGACGAGCGGTCGTCGGCGTCAGGGGGTGGCGGCGATCCCGGTGAGGAGCAGGTCGATCCCGGCGAGGAACTGGGCCCGGTCATCGTGTTCGGGCATCCGGTCCGCCATGCGCCGTACAAACGGGTACTCCTCGGGCGCCAGCCGCGACCACCGGCCGGCGAACGTCGAGAGGACCGCATTCCGGTCCGAACCGGGCGGCAGGAGGCGTGCGGCCGCCGCGTACTGTCCGGCGAGGCCGAGCACGTGGCCGAGGAGCGCGGTCGCGGCGTCGAACTGGGCGTGCTCGGGGACGCCGAGCGCATCGAGCGGCCCGCCGAAGCCTTCCAGGATGCGCAGTGCCGCGTCCTGCCAGGGTTCGCGGGAGAGTTGGGTGCCCACCCAGGGGCGGGCATCGATGATGTCGAACACTCCGAGGGCGACCGCCCGTACGGCTTTCCGGGGGTCGCCGTCGCCCGGTGTTCCGGTCGTGACCCGGGCGATGACCTCGTCGACCGCGGCTTTGAGCAGGGCGTCCTTGTCGGCGACGTGGTGGTAGATCGCCCCGCTCCCGGTGGCCAGGCGCGTCGCCAGCGCCCGGAAGGTCAGCGCCTTCTCCCCGCCCTCGTCGAGGATGTCGATCGCCGCCGTGACGATGCGCTGTTTCGAGAGCGCCTCGGTGCGTCGGTCGGCTCGCTGGGTCCTGGTGGTCACGGGAACAGTTTGACATGAATGGAACGGCGTTCCACCCTAGATGGATGGAACGCCGTTCCATTCGGGTGCTTCGCGCGCTCCCCGCACCCTGAACCCCGAAAGGCAGGGCCATGAACACCACACCCGTCACGATCGTCGGTGCCGGACTCGGCGGTCTCACCCTGGCCCGCGTCCTGCACGTCCACGGCATCCCCGCGACGGTCTACGAAGCCGACGCATCCCCGGCCGCCCGGACCCAGGGAGGCCAGCTCGACATCCACCCCGGAAGCGGTCAGCTCGCGCTCGCCGCCGCCGGACTGACCGAGGCCTTCCGCGCGATCATCCATGAGGGCGCCGACGCGGCCCGCATCCTCGACCAGGACGGGGAGCTGCTGCTCAACATCCCCGGGGACGACGGGGAGACCCGCCCGGAGGTGCTCCGCGGCGACCTGCGCGGCATCCTGCTCGACTCGCTGCCCGAGGACACCGTCCGCTGGGGTGCCAAGGTCACCGGGGTCCGGTGCCTCGGTGACGGGCGACACGAGGTGTCCTTCGCCGACGGCTCGACCGTCGTCAGCGCCCTCCTCGTCGGCGCCGACGGCGCGTGGTCCCGGGTGCGGCCCCTGGTCTCCGACGCGCGCCCCACGTACACGGGCAAGACGTTCATCGAGACCTACCTCCACGACGTGGACGAGCGGCACCCTGCGACGGCCCGCCTGGTCGGCCCCGGCGCGATGTACGCGCTGACGCCGGGCAAGGGGATCACCGCCCACCGCGAGGCGGGCGGGGTCCTGCATACGTACGTGCAGCTGGCGCGCTCCGCCGAGTGGGTCGCGGAGCTCGGCCTTCCGGGCACCGGAGCGGGAAGCGGTGCAGACTCGGGTGCCGACGGCGACGGCGCCATCGGTACGGCACGGATCGCGGCCGAATTCGAGGGGTGGGCGCCCGAGTTGCTGGCCCTGATCACCGGTACGGAGACCGCCCCGGTCGCGCGCATGATCCACACTCTTCCCGACGGGCACCGCTGGGACCGCGTGCCCGGAGTGACCCTCATCGGTGACGCCGCGCATCTGATGCCGCCGTCCGGCGACGGGGCCAACCTCGCCATGCTCGACGGCGCGGAACTCGCCAAGGCGATCGCCGCCCACCCCGACGACGCCGAGAAGGCCCTCGCCGTCTACGAGGAGGCCATGTTCCCGCGCTCCGCGTCCTTCTTCGCCGACGCCCACGAGATCATGGACCTGGTCATCGGCGAGAGCGCGCCCCACGGGCTCATCGACTTCTTCGGAGAGGCCGCCCAGGGGTGACGAGTCCTGCGGGACCGGGGAGTTGATCGCTCGTCAGCCCTGCGTGGTGAACCATCGGGCTGCCGCCTGTTCGAGGGCATGGGGGCCGGCCCCGGTCCAGGCGACGACCCCGTCGGGTCGGACGAGTACGGCCGCCAGCCCGAGGCTGTCCCGCACGGGGCCGGCTGCGTACCGGATACGGCCCTGCCACGCCTGGGCCGCCTTGCTGAGCGCTTGGTCGGCGGTGAAGTCGAGCAGGAGACCGTGTCCGTGGCGCAGAAGGTGGCCGAGGCGGGTGCCGTCCTCGAAGCGGAAGTCCGGGGCGCTGCGGCCCACGAGCGGGTGCCCGCCGCCCAGGTCGTACTGGTGGAACAGGCCCGAGGTCCGGCAATAGACGTGGGTGGTGCCGTCGGAGGTGCTCATCAGCTCGTGGATCAGAGTGCGCAGGGCGGGCGCGTGGGGTCCGGGCTTCATGGTCGCGACCTGGGCGCGCGACCAGTCGAGTATTCCGGCGCCGATGGGGTGGCGTTCGCTGGTGTAGGTGTCGAGCAGGCCCTCGGGGGCGGTGCCGTGGACGGCGGCGGCGAGCTTCCAGCCGAGGTTCATCGCATCGCCGATGCCCAGGTTCAGTCCTTGGCCGCCGAGCGGCGAACGGATGTGGGCGGCGTCGCCGGCGAGCAGGACACGGCCGTTGCGGTAGGTCGTCGTCTGCATGGCGCGGTCGGTGAAGCTGGAGGCCAGGTGAACCGCTTCCAGGGTCACGTCGGTGCCGGAGATGCGGCACAGGACGGACTGCAGGTGTTCGCGGGTCAGCGGCTTCGAGCGGTCGAAGGCGCCACCGTCGAAGTCCATCATGCCCAGGTGGCCTTCCAGAGGCGTGCGCAAGTACATGCCGTTGTCGGTGAGGTTGAACCCGAGGCGCAGCCGGCCGGGACCGGCGAAGGTGACCTGGGCGACGTAGCCGGTGAACAGCGGTTCGGTGCCCGTGAAGTCGAAACCGGTCAGGCGGCGTACGGCGCTGCGGCCTCCGTCGCATCCCACCAGGTAGCGCCCCCGGTACTCCTGGCCGCCGGCGGTGACAAGGGCGTGGTCGTCGTCCTGGGCGACGGCGGTGACGGGGACACCGCGCACGATCTCCACTCCGAGGTCGCGGGAGTGTGCGGCCAGGACCGTCGTGACGGCCTCCAAGCTCGTCATACAGCCCTCCATGGCCGGGCTGGGCAGCCGGAAGTCCAGGGCGGCAGTGTCGACACCGGCCGCGTCGAGGGTCATCCCGGCGAAGTGGCTCAGATCCCGGGGAGCGGGGGCCTCGGTGGCCTCGCGGTCGGCGCCGAGCCGTCGCGGGTCGACGCCGGAGGCGTTCGCCACGGCCTCCAGCAGACCTCGGCGGTAGAGCGTTTCGACGGATCCGGCGTTCAGGCCCCGCAGCCCGAGCGGGAGCGCCTTCAGCTGCGGGGCGGAATCCGGGTCCTGCTCAAGGACCAGGACGGTGCAGCCGGCCAGCGCCGGCTCGCCGGCCACGAACAGGCCGACCGGGCCCGCGCCCGCGATGATGACGTCATGCATGGGGGTACTTCCCTGCCGTGAAGGGGTGAGGGGGATGGCAGCGCGGTGACCGGTCAGCGCAGGCGGGTGAGCCCGTCGAGGACCACGGCGATGCCGGTCAGGAACTGCTCGCGGTCGTCGTGCTCGCGAATCCGGCCGACTACGGCGTGCATGAACGGGTAGTCCGCGACGGGGAGTTCTTCCCAGGCCGCCGAAGCCGCGCCGAAGAAGGCCTCGCGGTCCGCATCGGCGTCGAGTCCCGAGGCGTCTCCCGCGATGTCCGCGTTCTGGCTGATCGCGCCGAGGATGTAGTGCACGAGCGTGGAGGCCGCGTCGAACCAGCGGTCCTCGGGCACGCCGAGCGCATCCATCTGCCCGCCGATCCGCTCGAAGAGCCCCACCGTCACCGGGCCCATCGGATTGCGGACGATCTGCAGCATGAGCCGCGTGGCG
Proteins encoded in this window:
- a CDS encoding NAD(P)/FAD-dependent oxidoreductase; this encodes MPAQTSYYSSDSWPDGTVDVVVIGGGAAGLNGALMLARSRRSVLVVDSGTPRNAPAEAMHGFIVLDGTAPSEILARGREQVRHYGGRVVFGEVASVEPAEPVADDLRFTLALADGRRVSARRVLVATGLRDVLPDVPGLAGHWGRGVVHCPYCHGWEVRDEPIGVLATGPGSLHHALLFRQLTDDLVYFSNGTQVDRDTRARFAARNIRVIDTPVTEIVDDDGALSGVRLADGTVVARRVIAVATRMQARTEGLDGLKLPMEDLPDSMGRRFSSAMAGTTDVPGVWVAGNATDPTAQVGAAAAAGALAGAHINAVLATADTEAALTSASAGTFPA
- a CDS encoding MFS transporter, which translates into the protein MSINQPPQQASDGGAPDTRQLRAILVTVSIALMAVIASVSGLNVAQTHMAVEWGASQTTVLWIINIYALALAALLLPLGAIGDRLGRKPMLITGLVVFGAAGVVSGLAPSAAVMIGARVAAGVSAAMIMPITLSVITSTFPEEERGKAIGVWTGVAGGGGILGMFLSALLVDVADWRWLFVLPVVLGAVALVMTFKSVPDSREDAVHPFDTVGALLSVVAVVGLISVLQEGPERGWTDPVTLAGLTVGVIASAVFVVWELRRRDASLLDVRLFRERGLAGGSVTLLVVFGVQAGIAVVLFPFFQAVLGWSGLLSTVAMMPMAVMMMIASGLAPKMAAKTGARSTMSVGIALSALGLALMALFVSVDGGYLSILPGMLAMGIGMGLAMTPSTEAITGSLPRAKQGVASALNDVTRELGTALGVALLGALLANGYRGAIDGKLAGIPRGAADTAREGIANAVEIAPGTGSHAQELVDAAQQSFVDGWQQAMWAGVAVMAALLVHVALRGPKNTSARQTGEQAVLAAAATEDVTAR
- a CDS encoding TetR/AcrR family transcriptional regulator, producing the protein MTTRTQRADRRTEALSKQRIVTAAIDILDEGGEKALTFRALATRLATGSGAIYHHVADKDALLKAAVDEVIARVTTGTPGDGDPRKAVRAVALGVFDIIDARPWVGTQLSREPWQDAALRILEGFGGPLDALGVPEHAQFDAATALLGHVLGLAGQYAAAARLLPPGSDRNAVLSTFAGRWSRLAPEEYPFVRRMADRMPEHDDRAQFLAGIDLLLTGIAATP
- a CDS encoding FAD-dependent oxidoreductase — encoded protein: MNTTPVTIVGAGLGGLTLARVLHVHGIPATVYEADASPAARTQGGQLDIHPGSGQLALAAAGLTEAFRAIIHEGADAARILDQDGELLLNIPGDDGETRPEVLRGDLRGILLDSLPEDTVRWGAKVTGVRCLGDGRHEVSFADGSTVVSALLVGADGAWSRVRPLVSDARPTYTGKTFIETYLHDVDERHPATARLVGPGAMYALTPGKGITAHREAGGVLHTYVQLARSAEWVAELGLPGTGAGSGADSGADGDGAIGTARIAAEFEGWAPELLALITGTETAPVARMIHTLPDGHRWDRVPGVTLIGDAAHLMPPSGDGANLAMLDGAELAKAIAAHPDDAEKALAVYEEAMFPRSASFFADAHEIMDLVIGESAPHGLIDFFGEAAQG
- a CDS encoding FAD-dependent monooxygenase, with amino-acid sequence MHDVIIAGAGPVGLFVAGEPALAGCTVLVLEQDPDSAPQLKALPLGLRGLNAGSVETLYRRGLLEAVANASGVDPRRLGADREATEAPAPRDLSHFAGMTLDAAGVDTAALDFRLPSPAMEGCMTSLEAVTTVLAAHSRDLGVEIVRGVPVTAVAQDDDHALVTAGGQEYRGRYLVGCDGGRSAVRRLTGFDFTGTEPLFTGYVAQVTFAGPGRLRLGFNLTDNGMYLRTPLEGHLGMMDFDGGAFDRSKPLTREHLQSVLCRISGTDVTLEAVHLASSFTDRAMQTTTYRNGRVLLAGDAAHIRSPLGGQGLNLGIGDAMNLGWKLAAAVHGTAPEGLLDTYTSERHPIGAGILDWSRAQVATMKPGPHAPALRTLIHELMSTSDGTTHVYCRTSGLFHQYDLGGGHPLVGRSAPDFRFEDGTRLGHLLRHGHGLLLDFTADQALSKAAQAWQGRIRYAAGPVRDSLGLAAVLVRPDGVVAWTGAGPHALEQAAARWFTTQG
- a CDS encoding TetR/AcrR family transcriptional regulator — translated: MTTRARRTERRNQVLSREQIIEAAVALLDAGGERALTVRALSERLSTGSGAIAYHVGKRDDLLDAATETLVMAALEAEPAGAGTSPEDGIRGVALAVFDAIDEHKWLATRLMLQIVRNPMGPVTVGLFERIGGQMDALGVPEDRWFDAASTLVHYILGAISQNADIAGDASGLDADADREAFFGAASAAWEELPVADYPFMHAVVGRIREHDDREQFLTGIAVVLDGLTRLR